The Toxorhynchites rutilus septentrionalis strain SRP chromosome 3, ASM2978413v1, whole genome shotgun sequence genome includes a region encoding these proteins:
- the LOC129773375 gene encoding uncharacterized protein K02A2.6-like — MPGGKYVRVIANAHDVCDNEERDPEEEFIESDGEELNVSYSRKKNVNENLLHRPERMEKAVFTTSNQQEQQLSDVTVPPWLTPRVELSQGSNNLETHDSSQVYPPVNCELNGVGSNQIFEIATDLNNVSINKRAKLLYLLLGDELQGLVTAAKLCPSFLDSQCYSTLTQNISTYLRSLVDTTAEHEEFTRLKQESNESVVTFYARVVEKAGMCGYGNDENRFIRSQILQGMSNRDVANAARTYNHDTQSVIQAATRAEAFNINAGPSKVVGIMEVTSKPSKQQSEQKRFSSGGWNVQDRGFSNGPPNNRKYSYNKFVGKRNRCFRCDCPKHNGKQCPALFKNCNTCNERGHFSATCRKRRVNSLGSSIEVDESIHNKQMVNSLSLSDVLLNCYVGSSKPISFLIDSGADVNVIGGSDWESLEMQVRYGSANLEFTECTVHPDLRAYAADLPMSVTKIFWAKVEVEGLNKPVVRAKFLVIPKGRRSLLGRETASDLKLLLIGQAVNCSEQSEDVKIFPKVPGIKVKFSIDRTVPPVRNAYFNVPAAFREAAKVRLEEMEARGIIEKVTTAPEWISGMSAVPKGKDDFRLVVNMRAPNKAIKREYFRLPLLNEMKTKLHGARYFTKLDLTSAYYHLELSQESRELTTFLAERGMYRFTRLMFGVNCAPEIFQREMTRILEGIFNVIVYIDDILIFADTLEHLRKTVANVLKALRANNLTLNTDKCEFDRERIKFLGHELDKNGFHVDDAKVANIRNFREPSTVSELRSFLGLASFVSSYIKNFADLTSPLWKVATSHTWQWGPDQTKAFEDTKNMISNSTIALGYFSGSDRTVLYTDASPVALGAVLTQEGNDGTKRIISFASKALTSTEKKYAQNQREALGAVWAVEYFSFFLLGRHFILQTDARGVSFILNRSREDSKRALTRADGWALRLSPYSYEVEFIRGRDNIADPSSRLYGGVAEPFNEDVSPWEIACLEANSVSFLTEDEICEATEQDETLKKVLNALKYGEWPKELNRFISVRNELCIRNRIILKGGRAVIPESLQEKALSVAHEGHPLAAKLKSILRERVWWPGVAGDAEMWVKACRSCAVNGKPEKPTPMMRTIIPKTAWETIALDFNGPYAKFGSIYILVIVDYRSRYIIARPVKSTSFEHTKKVLEEIFEREGFPDSMKSDNGPPFNGEDYSRFCHERGIKTIFSTPNFPQQNGMVENYMKIINKSMAVAAAMGLDYNAELQAAVHAHNAASHTITKVPPEEIMCGRRIKRGLPLFNRGIPDNDNSEINERDRKMKLKSKEREDNRRGARNCQLKPGDNVIIQRQQRAKGDSRFGTQRYTILEERNGCLILCDDEGRTIKRHVSQTKKVFEWRDQSALKDASEQGHTNDKRIPRSVRNKKVPNHLKDFVRIVGDR, encoded by the exons ATGCCAGGTGGCAAATACGTACGAGTCATCGCTAATGCTCACGATGTCTGTGACAATGAAGAGAGAGACCCAGAGGAAGAGTTCATTGAGTCAGACGGAGAGGAACTCAATGTGTCTTATTCGAGAAAGAAGAATGTAAATGAAAACTTACTTCATAGACCAGAACGTATGGAGAAGGCAGTATTTACAACGTCGAACCAACAAGAGCAACAGTTGAGTGATGTAACAGTTCCTCCATGGCTTACTCCGCGAGTCGAATTGTCACAGGGTTCGAACAATCTGGAAACCCATGATTCTTCCCAA GTATATCCACCAGTAAATTGTGAACTGAATGGTGTCGGTTCAAATCAAATTTTTGAGATTGCTACGGATTTGAACAATGTCAGCATCAATAAACGGGCCAAACTGTTATACCTTCTCTTGGGTGATGAACTACAGGGTTTAGTCACGGCTGCTAAGCTATGCCCAAGTTTCCTTGATTCACAATGTTACTCAACTTTAACGCAGAATATTAGCACATATCTGCGATCACTAGTTGATACAACAGCTGAACACGAAGAGTTCACTCGTCTCAAGCAGGAGTCTAACGAGTCTGTTGTAACATTTTATGCAAGAGTCGTAGAAAAGGCTGGTATGTGTGGCTATGGCAATGATGAGAATAGGTTTATCCGTTCTCAGATACTACAGGGAATGAGCAACCGAGACGTTGCCAATGCGGCAAGAACGTATAACCATGACACCCAATCTGTTATTCAAGCAGCTACACGAGCTGAAGCATTCAACATCAATGCGGGTCCCTCCAAGGTGGTTGGTATAATGGAAGTTACTAGTAAACcaagtaaacaacaatcagaacAGAAGAGATTTTCATCAGGTGGATGGAACGTACAAGATCGGGGATTTTCAAATGGCCCGCCGAACAATCGTAAATATTCCTACAATAAATTTGTCGGGAAACGCAACCGGTGCTTCCGATGTGATTGTCCCAAGCATAATGGGAAGCAGTGTCCAGCTTTATTTAAGAACTGTAACACGTGCAACGAGCGTGGCCATTTTTCTGCCACATGTCGCAAGAGACGGGTAAACAGTCTTGGTTCTTCAATAGAAGTTGATGAATCCATACATAATAAACAG ATGGTTAATTCACTATCCCTTTCTGATGTTCTACTGAACTGTTATGTCGGTTCATCAAAACCGATATCATTCTTGATAGATTCGGGTGCAGATGTCAATGTGATCGGGGGTAGCGATTGGGAAAGTTTAGAGATGCAGGTCAGATATGGGTCCGCAAACCTCGAGTTTACTGAATGTACAGTTCACCCTGATCTTCGAGCGTATGCTGCTGATCTGCCGATGTCAGTCACGAAGATTTTTTGGGCAAAAGTAGAAGTCGAAGGTCTGAATAAACCGGTTGTTCGAGCAAAGTTTTTGGTAATTCCAAAGGGTCGTAGGTCATTACTGGGCCGAGAAACCGCTAGTGATTTGAAATTATTACTAATTGGACAAGCTGTCAACTGTTCAGAACaaagtgaagatgttaaaatTTTTCCAAAGGTTCCGGGAATCAAAGTCAAATTTAGTATTGATAGAACTGTACCACCAGTACGAAACGCTTATTTCAATGTTCCCGCTGCGTTCAGAGAAGCAGCTAAAGTGAGGCTCGAGGAGATGGAAGCTAGAGGTATTATAGAGAAAGTCACGACTGCTCCAGAATGGATTAGCGGTATGTCAGCCGTTCCAAAAGGCAAGGACGACTTTAGATTAGTGGTAAATATGCGTGCGCCGAACAAGGcaattaaaagggaatattttcgGCTGCCactgttgaatgaaatgaagaCAAAATTGCACGGAGCTAGATACTTTACTAAACTGGATTTAACAAGTGCATACTATCACCTGGAGTTAAGTCAGGAGTCGAGGGAATTAACCACCTTTCTTGCGGAACGCGGGATGTATCGTTTTACGCGACTCATGTTCGGGGTTAACTGTGCCCCCGAAATTTTTCAGCGAGAAATGACTCGCATATTGGAAGGGATCTTCAATGTTATCGTTTATATTGACGATATACTGATATTCGCAGACACTTTGGAACACTTAAGGAAGACGGTTGCCAACGTCCTCAAAGCACTTAGAGCAAACAATCTAACGCTGAATACAGATAAATGTGAATTTGACCGAGAACGAATCAAATTCCTTGGTCATGAACTGGATAAAAATGGTTTCCACGTCGACGATGCTAAAGTTGCTAATATCCGAAACTTCCGCGAGCCTTCAACCGTATCTGAGCTTCGAAGTTTTCTTGGATTGGCGTCCTTCGTGAGTTCCTATATCAAGAACTTTGCTGATTTGACGAGTCCATTGTGGAAAGTAGCTACCTCCCATACATGGCAATGGGGCCCAGATCAGACTAAAGCATTTGAAGATACTAAAAACATGATATCAAATTCTACGATTGCGTTGGGATATTTTTCAGGAAGCGATAGAACAGTGCTCTATACCGACGCTTCTCCAGTTGCGCTAGGAGCAGTGCTTACGCAAGAAGGTAACGATGGAACTAAGAGAATAATCAGTTTTGCGTCTAAAGCGCTGACATCTACAGAGAAAAAGTATGCGCAGAACCAGAGAGAAGCGCTGGGTGCTGTATGGGCGGTGGAgtatttttcattcttcctgctTGGAAGACACTTCATCCTACAAACAGATGCAAGAGGTGTCAGTTTTATCCTCAATAGATCCCGGGAGGATTCAAAGAGAGCACTAACTAGAGCGGACGGGTGGGCTCTGCGACTGAGTCCATATAGCTATGAGGTGGAATTCATTCGTGGGAGAGATAATATTGCTGATCCGTCATCACGTCTTTACGGAGGAGTTGCTGAACCATTCAATGAAGATGTAAGCCCATGGGAGATCGCTTGCCTTGAAGCAAACAGCGTGAGTTTTTTGACAGAAGACGAGATTTGTGAGGCTACAGAACAGGATGAAACGTTGAAAAAAGTATTAAACGCTTTGAAATATGGGGAATGGCCGAAAGAACTGAACAGATTCATTTCAGTAAGAAACGAGCTTTGCATTAGAAACAGAATTATTTTGAAAGGAGGTCGAGCTGTAATCCCGGAGTCACTACAAGAGAAAGCATTAAGCGTAGCTCACGAAGGACATCCGTTAGCTGCAAAACTGAAGTCTATTTTAAGAGAGCGTGTATGGTGGCCAGGTGTGGCCGGAGATGCTGAGATGTGGGTTAAGGCCTGTCGGTCATGCGCGGTCAATGGAAAACCGGAAAAGCCCACTCCAATGATGCGCACCATAATCCCGAAGACTGCCTGGGAAACTATCGCACTTGATTTTAATGGGCCTTATGCCAAGTTCGGAAGCATCTACATACTGGTGATTGTCGATTATCGTTCGAGGTACATAATAGCTCGTCCTGTGAAATCCACCAGTTTCGAACACACAAAAAAAGTGCTCGAGGAAATCTTCGAAAGGGAAGGTTTTCCGGATAGTATGAAGAGTGATAACGGACCTCCGTTCAATGGAGAGGACTATAGTCGATTCTGCCATGAAAGAGGtatcaaaactattttttcaacaCCTAACTTTCCTCAACAAAATGGTATGGTTGAGAACTATATGAAGATCATCAATAAATCCATGGCCGTAGCTGCCGCTATGGGGTTGGACTATAACGCAGAGTTGCAAGCTGCTGTTCATGCTCACAATGCAGCCTCCCACACTATTACGAAAGTTCCACCAGAGGAAATCATGTGTGGAAGAAGGATTAAACGCGGGCTGCCGCTATTCAATCGGGGGATACCGGATAACGACAACAGTGAAATCAACGAGAGGGATCGAAAAATGAAGCTGAAATCCAAAGAACGTGAGGACAACCGCCGTGGTGCTCGAAACTGCCAATTGAAGCCTGGAGATAATGTAATAATACAGCGTCAGCAACGAGCCAAAGGCGATTCGAGGTTTGGTACACAGCGCTATACCATTCTGGAAGAAAGAAATGGATGTCTAATACTCTGTGACGACGAGGGACGTACTATTAAACGTCACGTATCTCAGACCAAAAAAGTTTTCGAATGGCGCGATCAATCAGCTTTAAAAGATGCTTCAGAGCAGGGCCACACAAATGATAAACGGATTCCACGATCTGTGAGGAATAAAAAAGTCCCTAACCACCTAAAAGACTTCGTACGCATAGTTGGTGATAGATAA